A single window of Plasmodium reichenowi strain SY57 chromosome 12, whole genome shotgun sequence DNA harbors:
- a CDS encoding DNA-directed RNA polymerase III subunit, putative, with amino-acid sequence MKDIIKIKAKRKNVNKINEENEEEIYQLKENNKTQNDDDDDDDYNNNEKNKINKIILKDENINSKNDYNNMMNPYDVIGKSENEEYTHIKIEEEKNKDNLYECKNDDNNFYESKINFIKKQDEANNEDNNNYNNNNNNNNNNNDNNCYYNNYENKHLNIFNNMNEVNNKNLSSNKILKDEYYDKNFNEDNINNLKEYIHNENKKPKKGKLYNNMNILNDEENFSGLVIKNKEHNKKIYENSKCVNTLNEKWKLLPAYLKVKGLVKQHIESYNYFIKREIKTIMNATTNKIIKSDIDEHFYVEFLDITVGTPSVEENMIETKLTPQICRQRDLTYSAPIYVDVEYVKGNSIITKNNVEIGRLPVMLRSDICVLNNKSEEELMKLGECPYDPGGYFIVKGTERVLLMQEQLSKNRIIVEMDIKHNICATITSTTAESKSRCAIVYKNNKLYLKHNSFIEDIGVCIILRAMGYESDQEIFQMIGSHKNYVNGILLSLYELYNENIKTNLDALLFIGKKIRPRLLAKGFFSSMKEKQVKNEKDIIEEGLDFLSRVLLSHIQQKSKYDFRNKARCICLMIRRVLDSANNKNEIDDKDYYGNKRLELAGQLISLLFEDLYKRFYFTLKKQIDQTLSKYMQSNYNSKLRSTGNNMNDNYPDVFRNLPKDIITRGMQTAISTGNWNIKRFKMEKSGVSQVLSRLSFIACIGMMTRLNSQFEKGRKVSGPRALQPSQWGVLCPCDTPEGESCGLVKNLALMTHVTNDNENNENLIEILYTLGVEDSDSLTGEEIYKEGVFFVILNGILLGVHKRPQKFMQRIRYLRRYGKIGQFVSIYDNFLHNAIYISTDGGRLCRPLIIIENGKSKLLPQHIKALENGTINFFDLLKSSVIEWIDVNEQNNLLIALNESDISLSTTHLEIDPLTILGVVAGLIPYPNHNQSPRNTYQCAMGKQAIGAIGYNQFVRCDTLLYLLVYPQKPLVKSKTIEFINFEKLPAGQNAIVAVMSFCGYDIEDAIVMNKSSIDRGFGRCMSLRKHSVELKKYFNGSNDIVLPSPLVINKLQQQRKEREIKSEIKNEKEKDGIKQEHHHNNIDSNNNNLSKIHNVKKDSYGHKNISNESKDDIKKMANKDIRKYHSLDMDGVASIGYLIKEGQLYVNKFSPKNIKDHVKDIGKVDINDFKINEIKYKSVYPSYIDKIIFTENSEGLKIYKIIMRQTRLPELGDKFSSRHGQKGVVGLLVNQEDMPFTESGICPDLIMNPHGFPSRMTVGKLLELVASKAAVMDGEFKYGSIFSGTPFEEIAEILFRYGFNCSSKELLYSGLTGEPLETYIFMGPIYYQKLKHMVQDKIHARARGPRQLLTRQPTEGRSKEGGLRLGEMERDCLIAYGVSNLLLERLMLSSDVCNVYICEDCGMMGYDLYCTFCKKCDKNIVIQMPYACKLLFQELQTMNVFPKIIVKEV; translated from the coding sequence atgaaagaTATTATTAAGATTAAAGCGAAAAGGAAAAACGTgaataaaattaatgaaGAGAATGAAGAGGAAATATACCAgttaaaagaaaataataaaacacaaaatgatgatgatgatgatgatgattataataataatgagaaaaataagataaataaaataatactaaaagatgaaaacataaatagtaaaaatgattataataatatgatgaATCCATACGATGTAATTGGTAAAAGCgaaaatgaagaatatacacatataaaaatagaagaggagaaaaataaagataatttgtatgaatgtaaaaatgatgataataatttctatgagagtaaaataaattttattaaaaaacaaGATGAAGcaaataatgaagataataataattacaataataataataataataataataataataatgataataattgttattataataattatgagaataaacatttaaatatattcaacaatatgaatgaagtgaataataaaaacttgtcaagtaataaaatattaaaagatgaatattatgataaaaattttaatgaagataatataaataatttaaaagaatatatacataatgaaaataagaaaccaaaaaaaggaaagctatataataatatgaatattttaaatgatgaagaaaatttCTCAGGTTTagttattaaaaataaagaacataataagaaaatttaTGAAAATTCAAAATGTGTTAATACATTAAACGAAAAATGGAAATTACTTCCTGCTTATTTGAAGGTAAAAGGTTTAGTTAAGCAACATATTgaatcatataattattttataaaacgagaaataaaaacaataatgAATGCTActacaaataaaattataaaatcaGATATTGATGAACATTTTTATGTAGAATTTTTAGATATAACCGTTGGAACACCTTCTGttgaagaaaatatgataGAAACGAAATTAACACCTCAAATATGTAGACAACGTGATTTAACATATTCAGCTCCTATATATGTAGATGTAGAATATGTAAAAGGAAATAGTATTATAACCAAAAATAATGTAGAAATTGGTAGATTACCTGTTATGTTAAGAAGTGatatatgtgtattaaataataaaagtgaAGAAGAATTGATGAAATTAGGTGAATGTCCTTATGATCCTGGAGgatattttattgttaaAGGTACAGAAAGGGTTTTATTAATGCAAGAACAATTATCAAAAAATCGAATTATTGTAGAAATGgatataaaacataatatttgtGCAACTATTACATCAACAACTGCTGAATCGAAAAGTAGATGTGCTATtgtatacaaaaataataaactCTATTTAAAACACAACTCTTTTATTGAAGATATTGGtgtttgtattatattaagAGCTATGGGATATGAAAGCGATCAAGAAATATTTCAAATGATTGGATcacataaaaattatgttaACGGTATAttgttatcattatatgaattatacAATGAAAATATCAAAACGAATTTAGATgctttattatttattggGAAAAAAATCAGACCAAGGTTATTGGCTAAAGGATTCTTTAGCTCCatgaaagaaaaacaagtaaaaaatgaaaaggaTATTATTGAAGAAGGTTTAGATTTTTTAAGTCGAGTTTTATTATCTCATATTCAGCAAAAAAGTAAATATGACTTTAGAAATAAAGCGAGATGTATTTGTTTAATGATAAGAAGAGTTTTAGATAGTgcaaataataaaaatgaaatcGATGATAAAGATTACTATGGTAATAAAAGATTAGAATTAGCTGGACaattaatatcattattatttgaagatttatataaaagattttattttacattaaaaaaacaaatagATCAAACTTTAAGCAAATATATGCAAAGTAATTATAATTCTAAATTAAGAAGTACtggtaataatatgaatgataaTTATCCAGACGTTTTCCGAAATTTACCAAAGGATATTATTACAAGAGGTATGCAAACAGCTATATCAACTGGTAATTGgaatattaaaagatttAAAATGGAAAAGAGTGGTGTTTCTCAAGTTTTATCACGTTTATCATTTATTGCATGTATAGGAATGATGACCAGATTAAATTCCCAATTCGAGAAAGGAAGAAAAGTGAGTGGTCCTCGAGCTCTTCAGCCATCACAATGGGGAGTGTTATGTCCATGTGATACCCCTGAAGGAGAATCATGTGGTTTAGTTAAAAATTTAGCTTTAATGACACATGTTACAAATGACAATGAgaataatgaaaatttgATTGAAATATTGTACACTTTAGGAGTAGAAGATAGCGATAGTTTAACTGgagaagaaatatataaagagggtgtattttttgttattttgAATGGTATATTATTAGGAGTACATAAGAGACCTCAAAAATTTATGCAACGTATACGATATTTAAGAAGATATGGGAAAATAGGACAATTTGTGTctatatatgataattttttacataatgctatatatatatctacaGATGGAGGACGATTATGTAGACcattaataattatagaAAATGGTAAATCTAAATTATTACCACAACATATTAAAGCATTAGAGAATGGAACTatcaatttttttgatttattaaaaagttCGGTTATTGAATGGATTGATgtaaatgaacaaaataatcTTTTAATAGCATTAAATGAATCAGATATATCATTAAGTACTACACATTTAGAAATAGATCCATTAACTATACTTGGTGTGGTTGCTGGATTAATTCCATATCCTAATCATAACCAGAGTCCAAGAAATACATACCAATGTGCTATGGGTAAACAAGCCATAGGTGCTATTGGATATAATCAATTTGTAAGATGTGATACcttgttatatttattagtATATCCACAGAAGCCTTTAGTAAAATCTAAAACAATtgaatttataaattttgaaaaattaCCTGCTGGACAAAATGCAATAGTTGCTGTTATGAGTTTTTGTGGATATGATATTGAAGATGCTATAGTTATGAATAAATCGTCAATTGATAGAGGTTTTGGTAGATGTATGTCTTTGAGAAAACATTCAGTggaattaaaaaaatatttcaatGGATCGAACGATATAGTTTTACCTTCTCCGTTggtaataaataaattacaaCAGCAACGAAAAGAAAGGGAAATTAAAAGTGagataaaaaatgaaaaagaaaaagatgGAATAAAACAAGAAcatcatcataataatatagatagtaataataataacttATCCAAAATACATAATGTTAAAAAAGATTCATATGGTCATAAGAATATATCTAATGAATCTAaagatgatataaaaaaaatggcAAATAAGGATATTAGAAAATATCATTCTCTAGATATGGACGGAGTTGCATCTATTGGTTATTTGATAAAAGAAGGGcaattatatgtaaataaattttcaccaaaaaatattaaagatCATGTAAAAGATATTGGAAAAGTTGATATAAATGATTTCAAAATTAatgaaattaaatataaaagtgTATATCCATcatatatagataaaattattttcacTGAAAATTCGGAAGgattaaaaatatataaaataattatgagACAAACAAGATTACCTGAACTAGGTGATAAATTTAGTTCAAGGCATGGACAAAAAGGTGTTGTAGGTTTGTTAGTAAATCAAGAAGATATGCCATTTACTGAATCGGGAATATGTCCAGATTTAATTATGAATCCACATGGATTCCCATCTCGTATGACAGTAGGAAAACTTCTTGAACTAGTGGCATCTAAGGCTGCAGTTATGGATGGTGAATTTAAGTATGGTTCTATTTTTAGTGGGACACCATTTGAAGAAATAGCAGAAATCTTATTTAGATATGGATTTAATTGTTCAAgtaaagaattattatattctgGATTAACTGGTGAACCCTTAGAAACCTATATATTTATGGGACCaatttattatcaaaaattaaaacatatGGTACAAGATAAAATCCATGCTAGAGCTAGAGGACCAAGACAATTACTTACAAGACAACCAACTGAAGGTAGATCAAAAGAAGGAGGTCTCAGATTAGGTGAAATGGAAAGAGATTGTTTAATAGCATATGGTGTTAGCAATTTATTACTTGAAAGATTAATGTTAAGTAGTGATGTATgtaatgtatatatttgtgAGGATTGTGGTATGATGGgatatgatttatattgtacattttgtaaaaaatgtGATAAAAACATTGTTATTCAAATGCCATACGCATGCAAATTGTTATTTCAGGAACTTCAAACCATGAATGTTTTTCCAAAAATTATAGTAAAGGAGGTATAG
- a CDS encoding eukaryotic translation initiation factor 5, putative encodes MSYVNIPRDRNDPNYRYKMPKLISKIEGRGNGIRTNISNMGEIARSLKRPPMYPTKFFGCELGTMVKFEENEEKAIVNGAHKEKDLVNILDKFIEMYVLCPHCLLPETDIVVKKGILICKCNACGNIGELNNSHKIATYMIKNPPMISTVGSKKKKGKEKKVEKSSKGKSEKTDKNEDNNRNGVIYSDDEENDDSDDLLDSDKSISNGKKENKKNKKKDTSSCNNNNNNNNNSNNNNSSSSNSKKKKEEENFVLEKECLHFGSPEIKEVIERMKTIFKESTQMNDIQYAEELRVLQVSQCFDSKCRVFICLCSLFEDKISKELLEKNIKYIKKINDTSVTTMDIFLALEYYVNKVAINSLSIYPYILQVLYNNDIFESKDIIKRYDDDGKNENNNNNKSSNSNNINSNNINSNNMNSNNISASNNNNNNNNSTNDSLKTEKLLNNHVNDKDDNTTNTQIHYDKCKCMAKHFVSWLKDNDSDSEESDDEEEKNTPNNTINSNMGNLKVKSLRINDGNLKREHQSIFSNDYERVFVDSKSEKCDDDIFLDAKDGNVYTGDEEEEIDIDAI; translated from the coding sequence ATGTCGTACGTTAATATTCCTAGGGATCGGAACGATCCTAATTACAGATACAAAATGCCCAAATTAATTTCTAAAATAGAAGGAAGAGGTAATGGTATAAGAACtaatatatctaatatGGGTGAAATAGCTAGGTCATTAAAACGACCACCAATGTATCCGACAAAATTTTTTGGCTGTGAATTAGGTACTATGGTAAAGtttgaagaaaatgaagaaaaggCTATTGTGAATGGGGCACATAAAGAAAAGGATttagtaaatatattagataAATTTATTGAGATGTATGTTTTATGTCCTCATTGTTTATTACCCGAAACGGATATTGTTGTGAAGAAAGgtattttaatatgtaaatGTAATGCTTGTGGTAATATCGGAGAACTTAATAATTCACATAAAATAGCAACGTATATGATTAAAAACCCTCCAATGATTAGTACTGTTGGTAGTAAGAAGAAGAAgggaaaagaaaagaaagTTGAAAAAAGTAGTAAGGGTAAAAGTGAGAAGACCGATAAgaatgaagataataatagaaatgGTGTAATTTATTCagatgatgaagaaaatgatgatTCTGATGATTTACTAGACTCAGATAAAAGTATATCTAatggaaaaaaagaaaataaaaaaaataagaaaaaagatACTTCATCgtgtaataataataataataataataataatagtaataataataatagtagtagtagtaatagtaagaagaaaaaagaagaagaaaattttgttttagAAAAGGAATGTTTACATTTTGGTAGTCCAGAAATTAAAGAAGTTATTGAAAGAATGAAAActatatttaaagaatCTACACAAATGAATGATATCCAATATGCTGAAGAACTTAGAGTATTACAAGTATCTCAATGTTTCGATTCCAAATGTAGGgtttttatttgtttatgtTCATTGTTTGAAGATAAAATAAGTAAAGaattattagaaaaaaatattaaatatataaaaaaaattaatgataCTTCAGTTACAACTATGGATATATTTTTGGCCTTAgaatattatgtaaataaagTTGCAATTAATTCTTTAAGTATTTATCCTTATATATTACAggttttatataataatgatatatttgaaagtaaagatataataaaaagatacGATGACGATGGTAAAAATGAgaacaacaacaataataaaagtagtaatagtaataatatcaatagtaataatataaatagcaataatatgaacagtaataatataagtgctagtaataataataataataataataattcaacAAATGATTCATTGAAAACagaaaaattattgaaTAACCATGTTAATGATAAAGATGATAATACTACAAACACACAAATACATTATGATAAATGTAAATGTATGGCTAAACATTTTGTCAGTTGGTTAAAAGATAATGATTCGGATTCTGAGGAAAGtgatgatgaagaagagAAAAATACACCTAATAATACTATAAATAGTAATATGGGTAACTTAAAAGTTAAATCTCTAAGAATTAATGATGGAAACTTGAAAAGAGAACATCAAAGTATTTTCTCAAACGATTATGAAAGAGTTTTTGTAGATTCTAAAAGTGAAAAATGTGATGATGATATCTTTTTAGATGCAAAAGATGGAAATGTTTATACAGGGgatgaagaagaagaaatagATATAGATGccatataa